A genomic stretch from Pagrus major chromosome 3, Pma_NU_1.0 includes:
- the LOC140994135 gene encoding relaxin-3 receptor 2-like, producing the protein MSDAAKALERFSNILNGCSVGPPCNNSHLILHNSSMDGLEILDDGYPGLRIFMSVVYFIVATAGVLGNLLVMFLLYSTHTITTGNINFFVFNLALAQLLFSLSLPFWAIEFILDYSWPFGLATCKAVSLLTGLNVFASCFFLTAMSVTRYCYVATALTPSKSLCISSWTSQVVTASIWVAALIAATPRAVFADLRSVGSGNDTACLLLFPDGTAWLGINQLLRVVLGFLLPYAIITVSYLLLLHFLCQHKLRCANSRRKVDISKSVAVVVLSFCACWFPYNILTFWGVLIQLDIVEYSRSFYLAQTYFFPLANCLAFTSSCFNPVIYCLVRKEYRLALHNVLFKLSLAIMSKMPYGMNAEEGSGQAGQLSIPLNDMYSQTSQTDARRYAPLSTLPTVVSTI; encoded by the coding sequence ATGTCAGACGCTGCCAAGGCACTTGAGCGCTTCAGTAACATCCTGAATGGCTGCAGTGTCGGCCCACCCTGTAATAACTCACATCTGATCCTCCACAACTCGAGCATGGACGGGCTGGAGATCCTCGATGATGGATACCCCGGTCTGAGAATATTCATGTCAGTGGTGTACTTTATTGTGGCTACAGCCGGAGTGTTGGGGAACTTGTTAGTGATGTTCCTGCTCTATTCTACTCACACCATCACCACAGGCAACATCAATTTCTTTGTGTTCAACCTAGCTTTGGCTCAGCTGCTCTTCTCCCTTTCCTTGCCGTTCTGGGCCATAGAGTTTATTCTGGACTACAGCTGGCCTTTTGGCTTGGCCACATGCAAGGCCGTGTCTTTACTCACTGGGCTCAATGTCTTTGCTAGCTGCTTTTTCCTCACAGCTATGAGTGTGACCCGGTACTGCTATGTAGCCACTGCTCTTACACCCAGTAAATCCCTCTGCATTAGCTCTTGGACCTCTCAGGTGGTCACAGCTTCTATCTGGGTTGCAGCGCTGATAGCAGCGACACCCAGAGCTGTGTTTGCTGACCTTAGGAGTGTGGGCAGTGGCAACGATACAGCATGCCTGCTCCTGTTCCCAGATGGTACAGCCTGGCTTGGGATAAACCAGCTCCTGCGAGTGGTGCTGGGGTTTCTGCTGCCCTACGCCATCATCACTGTGTCCTACCTGCTTCTGCTGCACTTCCTCTGTCAACACAAACTAAGGTGCGCTAACTCTCGGAGAAAGGTTGATATCTCAAAGTCTGTAGCCGTGGTGGTCCTTTCATTCTGCGCCTGCTGGTTCCCATACAACATCCTCACATTTTGGGGCGTCCTCATCCAACTTGACATCGTTGAGTACAGCCGCTCGTTCTACTTGGCTCAAACATACTTCTTCCCTCTGGCCAACTGCTTGGCCTTCACCAGCAGCTGCTTCAACCCGGTCATCTACTGCCTGGTGAGGAAAGAGTACCGCTTGGCTCTCCATAATGTGCTCTTCAAACTGAGCCTGgccattatgtcaaagatgccCTATGGCATGAATGCTGAGGAAGGGTCGGGACAGGCTGGGCAGCTCTCCATCCCACTCAATGACATGTACAGCCAGACAAGCCAAACTGACGCAAGGAGATATGCACCTCTGTCAACACTGCCAACAGTAGTCTCCACCATCTAA